One region of Lactobacillus johnsonii genomic DNA includes:
- a CDS encoding flavocytochrome c, with protein MKSGKYNVKAQGHGASFMPMEVTLSENKIEDIKVDAKGETKGVADEVFRRLPEEIVENQTLNVDTVSGATISSHGVIDGVALAISEAGGDPDEWKKRAKPKEQRAKDETYTTDLVVVGAGGAGLAAAARSIQHGKDVIVLEKFPQIGGNTSRAGGPMNAAEPDWQNEFKALAGEKETLEELAATPLEEIDPEYQEDFKKLQKQIKEYVDSGADYLFDSKLLHEIQTYLGGKRTDLNGNEIHGNYALVKELIDNALDSVHWLSDLGVKFDRRQVTMPVGALWRRGHKPVEPMGYAFIHVLGDWVKDHGGRILTDTRAKHLIIEDDQVKGVLAKRPDGSTITVHAKAVILTAGGFGANTPMVQKYNTYWKHIDDNIATTNSPAITGDGINLGKEAGADLVGMGFIQMMPVSDPKTGELFTGLQTPPENYIMVNQKGKRFVNEFAERDVLTKAAIDNGGLFYLIADDKIKDTAYNTTQESIDAQVKAGTLFRADSLEDLAKQVGMDPATLVETIEKYNSYVEAGKDPDFEKSAFNLKCEVAPFYATPRKPAIHHTMGGLKIDTGAHVLDKDGKQIPGLYAAGEVAGGIHAGNRLGGNSLADIFTFGRIAANSANDELEK; from the coding sequence ATGAAATCAGGAAAATACAATGTAAAAGCTCAAGGACATGGCGCAAGTTTCATGCCTATGGAAGTTACTCTTTCCGAAAATAAGATTGAAGATATTAAGGTTGACGCTAAAGGTGAAACTAAGGGAGTAGCTGACGAAGTATTTAGACGTTTGCCTGAAGAAATTGTTGAAAATCAGACTTTAAATGTTGATACAGTTAGTGGTGCTACTATTTCTAGCCATGGAGTTATTGATGGGGTAGCATTGGCAATTAGTGAAGCTGGCGGAGACCCAGATGAGTGGAAGAAGCGAGCTAAACCTAAAGAACAAAGAGCTAAAGATGAAACTTATACGACTGATCTTGTAGTTGTTGGAGCTGGTGGTGCAGGTCTAGCTGCAGCTGCTAGAAGTATTCAACATGGTAAAGATGTCATTGTACTTGAAAAGTTCCCACAAATTGGAGGAAACACTAGTCGTGCTGGTGGTCCAATGAATGCTGCAGAACCAGATTGGCAAAATGAATTTAAAGCTTTAGCCGGTGAAAAAGAAACCTTAGAAGAACTAGCAGCAACTCCACTTGAAGAGATTGATCCAGAGTATCAAGAAGACTTTAAAAAATTACAAAAGCAAATAAAAGAATATGTAGACTCTGGTGCTGATTATCTATTTGATTCAAAATTACTTCATGAAATCCAAACCTATTTAGGTGGTAAGAGAACCGACTTAAATGGAAATGAAATTCACGGTAACTATGCTTTAGTCAAAGAGTTAATCGATAATGCCCTGGATTCAGTGCACTGGTTAAGTGATTTAGGGGTAAAATTCGATCGCCGTCAAGTAACAATGCCAGTAGGTGCCTTATGGCGAAGAGGTCACAAGCCAGTTGAGCCAATGGGTTATGCCTTTATTCATGTTTTAGGTGATTGGGTAAAGGATCATGGTGGAAGAATTCTGACCGATACTCGAGCTAAGCACTTAATTATTGAAGATGATCAAGTTAAAGGCGTTCTCGCTAAAAGACCAGATGGCAGTACAATCACTGTTCATGCTAAGGCTGTAATTTTAACTGCTGGTGGATTTGGGGCAAATACGCCAATGGTTCAAAAATATAATACTTATTGGAAGCATATTGACGATAATATTGCCACTACTAATTCTCCTGCAATTACTGGTGACGGAATTAATCTTGGTAAAGAAGCAGGTGCAGATCTAGTCGGAATGGGCTTTATTCAGATGATGCCCGTTTCTGATCCAAAGACTGGTGAGCTATTTACTGGCCTACAAACTCCACCAGAAAACTATATTATGGTTAATCAAAAGGGCAAGCGTTTCGTAAATGAGTTTGCAGAACGTGATGTTTTAACTAAGGCAGCTATTGATAATGGTGGCTTGTTCTATTTAATTGCTGACGACAAGATCAAAGATACTGCTTATAACACAACTCAAGAATCAATTGATGCGCAAGTTAAAGCTGGTACCTTGTTTAGAGCGGATAGTTTAGAAGATCTAGCTAAGCAAGTTGGAATGGATCCTGCTACTTTAGTTGAGACCATTGAGAAATATAATTCTTATGTTGAAGCAGGAAAAGATCCAGATTTTGAAAAATCAGCCTTTAATCTAAAATGTGAAGTTGCTCCATTTTATGCAACACCGAGAAAGCCAGCCATCCACCATACTATGGGTGGCTTGAAGATTGATACAGGTGCTCATGTCTTAGATAAAGATGGTAAGCAAATTCCTGGTCTATATGCTGCTGGAGAAGTAGCCGGCGGAATTCACGCAGGTAACCGTTTAGGTGGAAATTCGCTTGCTGATATCTTTACTTTTGGTAGAATTGCCGCAAATAGCGCAAATGATGAATTAGAAAAATAG
- a CDS encoding lysophospholipid acyltransferase family protein: MIIGENRAKVIENIKAAVKKGKMHAKVELGDPILTKDERIKLVNDYWEQQKKLNHKFKNIIAQTIINLDTLVLMAHTQIKDKQRAKGPQHGAIVTTNHFKQTDSLPIKKLANRCHKKLYVVIEDSNLKLPGFFGFLMNNINAIPIVQSYQYLGREFPKHLQKVFDKKGWVLIYPEQEMWYDYRKPRPLQKGAYYYAAKAKVPIISCFVEIQDLPEMEKNSKEFHKTRYILHVLPTIYPVDRLTVDQNAKRMRDIDYMQKKKAYEKAYGKKLNYDFNYDDIAGYVKD, from the coding sequence ATGATTATCGGCGAAAATCGTGCGAAAGTTATCGAAAATATCAAGGCAGCCGTTAAAAAAGGTAAAATGCACGCTAAAGTTGAATTGGGCGATCCGATCCTCACTAAGGATGAAAGAATCAAACTAGTCAACGATTATTGGGAGCAACAAAAAAAGCTGAATCATAAATTTAAAAATATTATCGCCCAAACTATTATCAATCTTGATACTTTAGTCTTAATGGCTCATACCCAAATCAAAGACAAACAAAGAGCTAAAGGACCGCAACATGGTGCAATTGTAACGACTAATCACTTTAAGCAAACTGATAGCCTGCCAATTAAAAAATTAGCTAATCGCTGCCATAAAAAGCTCTATGTTGTAATTGAAGACTCCAATCTAAAATTGCCAGGTTTCTTCGGCTTTTTAATGAATAACATTAATGCTATTCCAATTGTTCAAAGCTACCAATACTTAGGACGAGAATTTCCAAAGCACTTGCAGAAAGTCTTTGATAAAAAGGGCTGGGTCTTAATCTACCCTGAACAAGAAATGTGGTATGACTACCGTAAACCTCGCCCCCTTCAAAAAGGTGCTTATTACTACGCAGCTAAGGCTAAGGTACCGATTATCTCCTGCTTTGTAGAAATTCAAGATCTTCCAGAAATGGAAAAAAATAGTAAAGAATTCCACAAGACACGCTATATTCTTCACGTCTTACCGACAATCTACCCAGTTGATCGCCTTACAGTTGATCAAAATGCTAAAAGAATGCGGGACATTGATTATATGCAAAAGAAAAAGGCTTATGAAAAAGCCTATGGTAAGAAATTAAACTATGATTTTAACTACGATGACATTGCGGGTTATGTAAAAGATTAA
- a CDS encoding PepSY domain-containing protein, whose amino-acid sequence MMSKNNKITRLLAATAVIGIIGTSAAACSNNDSSNQSKQSSVKKETKDKKSNTENTLKKSQIKLSQTEALNKFDEKYSDKEIKEINLKLDGNRYVYEIDGFDKSKEYEMTINARTGKEIKSSSEKLDLDEHLQKGLDLDKTISRKEASEIAEKEVKNSVAKEWDLKMEDGKAIWEVTVESGSTKHEVEIDASSKKIIRSEED is encoded by the coding sequence ATGATGAGCAAAAATAATAAAATTACCCGATTATTAGCTGCTACAGCTGTAATTGGCATTATCGGAACTTCAGCTGCTGCGTGCAGTAATAACGATTCATCAAATCAAAGTAAACAATCTAGTGTAAAAAAGGAAACTAAAGATAAGAAAAGTAATACAGAAAATACACTAAAAAAGAGTCAAATTAAGCTTAGCCAAACTGAAGCTTTGAACAAATTTGATGAAAAATACAGTGATAAAGAGATTAAAGAAATAAACCTAAAGTTAGACGGTAACCGATACGTTTATGAGATTGATGGATTTGATAAGAGTAAAGAATACGAAATGACAATCAATGCTAGAACTGGTAAGGAAATTAAATCTAGTTCTGAAAAGCTTGATCTAGATGAACACCTACAAAAAGGTTTAGATTTAGATAAAACAATTTCGCGTAAAGAAGCTAGTGAAATAGCAGAAAAAGAAGTAAAAAATAGTGTTGCCAAGGAATGGGACTTAAAAATGGAAGATGGTAAGGCTATTTGGGAGGTAACAGTAGAATCCGGTAGCACAAAACATGAAGTTGAAATTGATGCTAGCTCTAAAAAAATAATTAGATCAGAAGAAGATTAA
- the brnQ gene encoding branched-chain amino acid transport system II carrier protein: MREAQENKLTTKQYLIVASMIFALFFGAGNLIFPLHLGQLAGKNWGPAAIGFSITGVVLPLLSLLAVAITRSNGVYQIGLPVGKVFALLFMTLIQLTMGPLFAAPRNATVAYTVGVAPLLPKQFQGGGLIIFTAIFFAIVFVIAYNESDILSSLGKILNPIFLVLLFLVFVIAFARPLGNLGTVPVSKDYAQGTIVKGFLEGYNTMDALAGLAFGVTVVTAIKELIGNNESETAKITAKSGLIAVIAIGVIYTLLIMVGAMSLGHFGITSDGGVLLSHIVRYYAGIFGQALLAVLVFLACLTTAVGVLAAFALDFSANYTKFSYKEWLTIACIGSFATANLGLDKIIHWSLPVLMFLYPLAIVLIILSLFSPFFKKDRVIYQITMALTLISAVFDLITNLPAPIAGTPFYNAVSRIRLQYLPFANVGLAWVVPTILGLVIGILVHIWRRKSNRI; this comes from the coding sequence TTGAGAGAAGCGCAGGAAAATAAGCTGACAACAAAACAATATTTAATTGTAGCATCAATGATTTTTGCACTATTCTTTGGTGCAGGAAACTTAATTTTCCCACTTCATTTAGGCCAGCTTGCTGGTAAAAATTGGGGACCAGCAGCAATTGGTTTTTCAATTACTGGGGTAGTTTTACCGCTACTTTCACTCCTAGCAGTTGCTATTACTCGTAGTAATGGTGTTTATCAAATAGGTTTACCGGTAGGAAAAGTCTTTGCTCTTTTGTTTATGACTTTGATCCAGTTAACCATGGGCCCCTTATTTGCGGCACCAAGAAATGCGACTGTAGCATATACGGTAGGGGTAGCCCCACTTCTTCCTAAGCAATTTCAAGGCGGCGGATTAATTATTTTTACCGCTATCTTTTTTGCAATTGTTTTTGTTATTGCATATAACGAAAGTGACATCCTATCTTCTTTGGGTAAAATTTTAAATCCTATTTTTCTAGTTTTACTATTTCTAGTTTTTGTTATTGCCTTTGCCCGTCCGTTAGGTAATTTAGGAACTGTTCCCGTTAGTAAAGATTATGCTCAAGGAACAATAGTAAAAGGATTTTTAGAAGGATATAACACGATGGACGCTTTAGCTGGTCTTGCTTTTGGCGTAACCGTGGTAACAGCTATTAAAGAATTAATTGGTAACAATGAAAGTGAAACAGCAAAAATTACAGCAAAGTCTGGCTTAATAGCCGTTATTGCTATCGGAGTAATTTATACTTTGTTGATTATGGTCGGAGCAATGTCATTAGGACATTTTGGAATAACTAGTGATGGCGGAGTTCTGTTATCCCATATCGTTAGATACTATGCTGGTATCTTTGGTCAGGCTTTATTGGCTGTTTTAGTATTTTTAGCTTGTTTAACGACAGCGGTTGGGGTTTTAGCTGCTTTTGCACTAGATTTTTCCGCTAATTATACAAAATTTAGTTATAAGGAATGGTTAACCATCGCTTGTATCGGATCATTTGCAACTGCAAATTTAGGACTCGATAAAATTATTCACTGGTCACTTCCTGTCTTAATGTTCTTATATCCTTTAGCAATTGTTTTGATTATCTTGTCTTTATTCTCACCATTTTTCAAAAAAGATAGGGTAATCTATCAAATAACAATGGCATTAACTTTAATATCAGCAGTCTTTGATTTAATTACAAACTTGCCAGCACCAATTGCTGGAACGCCATTCTATAATGCAGTTAGTCGTATTCGACTTCAGTATTTGCCATTTGCTAATGTTGGTCTAGCCTGGGTTGTACCGACTATCTTAGGATTAGTTATTGGAATTTTAGTTCACATTTGGCGTCGTAAATCTAATCGAATTTAA
- the bsh gene encoding choloylglycine hydrolase: MCTGLRFTDDQGNLYFGRNLDVGQDYGEGVIITPRNYPLPYKFLDNITTKKAVIGMGIVVDGYPSYFDCYNEDGLGIAGLNFPHFAKFSDGPIDGKINLASYEIMLWVTQNFTHVSEVKEALKNVNLVNEAINTSFAVAPLHWIISDSDEAIIVEVSKQYGMKVFDDKVGVLTNSPDFNWHLTNLGNYTGLNPHDATAQNWNGQKVAPWGVGTGSLGLPGDSIPADRFVKAAYLNANYPMAKGEKANVAKFFNILKSVAMIKGSVVNDQGSDEYTVYTACYSSGSKTYYCNFEDDFELKTYKLDDKTMNSTSLITY, translated from the coding sequence ATGTGTACTGGTTTAAGATTCACAGATGATCAAGGAAATTTATACTTTGGCCGTAATCTAGATGTTGGACAGGATTATGGCGAAGGCGTTATTATTACGCCGCGTAATTATCCTCTTCCATATAAGTTCTTAGATAACATCACTACTAAAAAGGCTGTTATTGGAATGGGAATTGTGGTTGATGGCTATCCATCATACTTTGACTGCTATAACGAAGATGGATTAGGTATTGCAGGTTTAAACTTCCCACATTTTGCTAAATTTAGTGATGGTCCTATTGACGGTAAAATCAACTTAGCTTCTTACGAAATTATGCTCTGGGTTACTCAAAACTTTACTCATGTTAGTGAAGTAAAGGAAGCTTTAAAGAATGTTAACTTAGTAAATGAAGCTATTAACACATCATTTGCGGTTGCCCCTCTTCACTGGATCATTAGTGATAGTGACGAAGCCATTATTGTTGAGGTTTCAAAACAATATGGAATGAAAGTCTTTGATGACAAAGTTGGCGTTTTAACTAATAGCCCTGACTTTAACTGGCACCTTACTAACCTTGGTAACTACACCGGTTTAAACCCACATGACGCTACAGCCCAAAACTGGAACGGTCAAAAAGTTGCTCCTTGGGGCGTAGGAACTGGTAGCTTAGGTCTGCCTGGTGACAGCATTCCAGCCGACCGTTTTGTTAAAGCTGCTTATTTAAACGCAAACTATCCAATGGCTAAAGGTGAAAAAGCAAACGTCGCTAAATTCTTCAACATCTTAAAGTCTGTTGCCATGATCAAAGGCAGTGTAGTCAATGATCAAGGCAGTGACGAATATACTGTTTATACTGCATGCTACTCTTCTGGAAGCAAGACTTACTACTGTAATTTTGAAGATGATTTTGAATTAAAGACTTATAAACTAGACGATAAAACAATGAATTCAACTAGTCTTATTACTTACTAA
- the ubiE gene encoding bifunctional demethylmenaquinone methyltransferase/2-methoxy-6-polyprenyl-1,4-benzoquinol methylase UbiE, giving the protein MSLTNKVPEKDVHDLFTRVAPYYDQMNNLISLGTQNGWRKKFFKELRVAPGDFALDLCCGTGDLTIALAKQVGPSGNVIGLDFNQKMLDLADKKIRVQNLQKEIQLKQGDAMHLPYPDQSFDIVTIGFGLRNVPDADQVLKEIYRVLKPGGKVGILETSQPTNPIIKLGWESYFKLFPNFAKLLGANVDDYKYLSHTTAKFISATRLKEMLEQDGFKNVTITKLNLGAGAIHIGIKKKMR; this is encoded by the coding sequence ATGAGTTTAACTAATAAAGTACCTGAAAAAGACGTTCATGATTTATTTACACGAGTTGCTCCGTATTACGATCAGATGAATAATCTAATTAGCTTAGGAACACAAAATGGCTGGCGGAAAAAGTTCTTTAAAGAATTAAGAGTAGCGCCTGGAGATTTTGCATTAGACTTATGTTGCGGGACGGGTGACTTAACAATTGCCCTTGCAAAACAAGTGGGTCCTTCTGGCAATGTAATTGGACTAGATTTTAATCAAAAAATGCTCGACTTAGCTGACAAAAAGATCAGAGTACAAAATTTACAAAAAGAAATTCAATTAAAGCAAGGGGATGCAATGCATCTGCCTTATCCGGACCAAAGCTTTGACATTGTAACAATTGGTTTTGGTTTGCGTAATGTGCCGGATGCAGATCAAGTTTTGAAAGAAATTTATCGGGTTTTAAAGCCAGGTGGAAAAGTTGGAATTCTAGAGACTTCACAGCCAACTAATCCAATTATTAAGTTAGGGTGGGAGAGTTACTTCAAACTATTTCCTAATTTTGCTAAATTACTGGGTGCTAATGTTGACGATTATAAGTACTTATCACATACGACGGCTAAATTTATTTCAGCTACGCGTTTAAAGGAAATGCTTGAGCAAGATGGTTTTAAAAATGTAACAATAACCAAATTAAATTTAGGTGCTGGTGCAATTCATATCGGAATTAAAAAGAAAATGAGATAA
- a CDS encoding conjugated bile salt MFS transporter, translating to MSTDAATKDKVVSKGYKYFMVFLCMLTQAIPYGIAQNIQPLFIHPLVNTFHFTLASYTLIFTFGAVFASVASPFIGKALEKANFRLMYLIGIGLSAIAYVIFGISTKLPGFYIAAIICMVGSTFYSGQGVPWVINHWFPAKGRGAALGIAFCGGSIGNIFLQPATQAILKHYMTGNTKTGHLTSMAPFFIFAVALLVIGVIIACFIRTPKKDEIVVSDEELAESKKEEALAKAKEFKGWTSKQVLQMKWFWIFSLGFLIIGLGLASLNEDYAAFLDTKLSLTDVGLVGSMYGVGCLIGNISGGFLFDKFGTAKSMAYAGCMYILSILMMIFISFQPYGSSISKAAGIGYAIFCGLAVFSYMSGPAFMAKDLFGSRDQGVMLGYVGLAYAIGYAIGAPLFGIIKGAASFTVAWYFMIAFVAIGFIILVFAVIQIKRYQKKYIAEQAAKANAK from the coding sequence ATGTCTACTGATGCCGCTACTAAAGATAAGGTAGTAAGTAAGGGCTATAAGTACTTCATGGTTTTCCTGTGTATGTTAACCCAAGCTATTCCTTATGGAATTGCTCAAAATATTCAGCCTTTGTTTATTCACCCTTTAGTTAATACCTTTCACTTTACCTTAGCATCGTACACATTAATTTTTACGTTTGGTGCGGTTTTTGCTTCAGTTGCTTCTCCATTTATTGGTAAGGCGTTAGAAAAGGCTAACTTCCGACTAATGTATTTAATTGGTATTGGTCTTTCTGCTATTGCCTACGTAATTTTTGGAATTAGTACAAAGCTACCTGGCTTCTATATTGCCGCTATCATTTGTATGGTTGGTTCAACCTTTTACTCCGGCCAAGGTGTTCCATGGGTTATTAACCACTGGTTCCCAGCAAAGGGACGTGGAGCTGCCTTAGGGATTGCCTTTTGTGGGGGTTCGATTGGTAATATCTTTTTACAGCCAGCAACTCAAGCAATTTTAAAGCACTACATGACAGGTAATACTAAGACCGGTCATTTAACCTCTATGGCACCATTCTTTATCTTTGCCGTAGCTTTATTAGTAATTGGTGTAATTATCGCCTGCTTCATTAGAACCCCTAAGAAAGACGAAATTGTCGTTTCTGATGAAGAACTAGCTGAAAGCAAGAAAGAAGAGGCTTTAGCCAAAGCTAAAGAGTTTAAAGGCTGGACTAGTAAACAAGTGTTACAAATGAAATGGTTCTGGATTTTCAGCCTTGGCTTCTTAATCATTGGTTTAGGCTTAGCCTCATTAAACGAAGACTATGCGGCCTTCCTTGACACTAAACTTTCTTTAACCGATGTTGGTTTAGTTGGATCAATGTACGGTGTTGGTTGTTTAATCGGAAATATTTCTGGTGGTTTCTTATTTGATAAATTTGGTACAGCAAAATCAATGGCCTATGCTGGTTGTATGTATATTTTATCTATTCTAATGATGATCTTTATTAGCTTCCAGCCATATGGTTCATCTATTAGTAAAGCTGCTGGTATTGGCTATGCTATCTTTTGCGGCTTAGCTGTATTTAGTTACATGTCAGGCCCAGCCTTCATGGCAAAAGACCTCTTTGGTTCAAGAGATCAAGGTGTCATGCTTGGATACGTTGGTTTAGCTTATGCAATCGGCTATGCCATTGGTGCTCCACTCTTTGGGATTATTAAAGGAGCTGCAAGCTTTACAGTCGCTTGGTACTTTATGATTGCCTTTGTTGCAATTGGTTTTATCATTTTAGTATTTGCCGTTATCCAAATTAAGAGATACCAAAAGAAATACATTGCAGAGCAAGCAGCAAAAGCTAATGCTAAATAA
- a CDS encoding conjugated bile salt MFS transporter: protein MSNDLPSDGHKVVSKGYKYFMVFLCMLTQAIPYGIAQLIQPLFVHPLVNTFHFTLASYTLIFTFGAVVGSLVSPMVGKALQKVNFKILYLIGICLSAGAYVIFGISTKLPGFYLAGIICMVGSTFYSGQGVPWIINHWFPFKGRGVALGLAFCGGSIGDIFLQPITQAILKHFMTGNTKTGHLTSMAPFYIFAVALLVVGLIIAAFIRVPKKDEDVASAEEIKKNRHEAAQKHAHEFQGWSGKQVLHMKWFWIFSIGFLIIGLGLASLNEDYAAFLDTKLSLTEVGMIGSVFGIAGIIGNISGGYLFDKFGTAKSMAYAGIMLIIAILMMILISTHPYGDRINLYAGMGWAVTSGLSVFSYMSGPAFMAKSLFGAKAQGVNLGYISLAYAIGFAIGAPLFGVIKGATSFTTAWWSTIFFVAIGFILLIFAAIKIKQIQKSIVVNKPNIILDK from the coding sequence ATGTCAAACGATCTACCAAGCGATGGGCACAAGGTGGTCAGTAAAGGCTATAAATACTTTATGGTATTTCTCTGTATGTTAACTCAAGCTATCCCTTACGGAATTGCTCAATTAATCCAACCTTTATTTGTTCACCCTCTGGTTAATACTTTTCACTTTACATTGGCTTCTTATACCTTAATTTTTACTTTTGGGGCTGTCGTAGGGTCTCTAGTTTCACCAATGGTTGGTAAAGCTTTACAGAAAGTTAATTTTAAAATTTTGTACTTGATTGGTATTTGCCTTTCAGCCGGAGCATATGTAATTTTTGGAATTAGTACGAAACTACCTGGTTTCTATTTAGCCGGAATTATTTGTATGGTCGGTTCAACCTTTTATTCTGGTCAAGGTGTTCCTTGGATTATCAATCACTGGTTTCCATTTAAGGGCCGCGGTGTTGCTCTTGGATTAGCCTTTTGTGGGGGATCAATTGGAGATATTTTCTTACAGCCTATTACCCAGGCAATTTTGAAGCACTTTATGACTGGTAATACCAAGACTGGTCATTTAACTTCCATGGCTCCATTCTATATTTTTGCGGTTGCTCTTTTAGTCGTTGGTCTAATAATTGCCGCTTTTATTAGAGTGCCAAAGAAGGATGAAGACGTAGCTTCTGCCGAAGAAATTAAAAAGAATCGGCATGAAGCTGCTCAAAAGCATGCTCATGAATTCCAGGGTTGGAGCGGCAAGCAAGTTCTTCACATGAAGTGGTTCTGGATCTTTAGTATCGGCTTTTTAATTATTGGCCTAGGGCTAGCTTCTTTAAATGAAGATTATGCAGCCTTTTTAGATACTAAATTATCTTTAACCGAAGTCGGCATGATTGGCTCAGTCTTCGGGATTGCTGGTATTATTGGTAACATTTCTGGCGGTTACCTATTTGATAAATTTGGTACCGCTAAATCCATGGCTTATGCCGGAATCATGTTAATTATCGCCATTTTAATGATGATCCTAATTAGTACACATCCTTATGGAGATCGTATTAACTTATATGCTGGTATGGGCTGGGCTGTTACAAGTGGCTTATCTGTCTTTAGTTACATGTCTGGACCTGCCTTCATGGCCAAGAGTTTATTTGGTGCCAAAGCACAAGGAGTTAACTTAGGCTACATTAGTTTAGCCTATGCAATTGGTTTTGCTATTGGAGCTCCCCTATTTGGCGTTATCAAAGGTGCTACTAGCTTTACAACTGCTTGGTGGTCCACCATCTTCTTTGTTGCAATTGGTTTTATATTATTGATTTTTGCAGCTATTAAAATTAAACAAATTCAAAAAAGTATTGTTGTGAACAAGCCAAATATTATTTTAGATAAATAA
- a CDS encoding prolyl aminopeptidase, translating to MRTGTKIITLDNGYHLWTNTQGEGDIHLLALHGGPGGNHEYWEDAAEQLKKQGLNVQVTMYDQLGSLYSDQPDYSDPEIAKKYLTYEYFLDEVDEVREKLGLDNFYLIGQSWGGLLVQEYAVKYGQHLKGAIISSMVDEIDEYVDSVNRRRQEVLPQTEIDFMHECEKNNDYDNQRYQDDVQILNINFVDRKQPSKLYHLKDLGGSAVYNVFQGDNEFVITGKLKDWHFRDQLKNIKVPTLITFGENETMPISTAKIMQKEIPNSRLVTTPDGGHHHMVDNPDVYYKHLADFIREVEAGNFKDK from the coding sequence ATGAGAACTGGCACTAAAATTATTACTTTAGACAACGGTTATCACTTGTGGACTAATACTCAAGGCGAAGGTGATATTCATTTATTAGCACTTCACGGTGGTCCTGGTGGAAATCATGAATATTGGGAAGATGCTGCAGAACAATTAAAGAAACAGGGACTTAATGTTCAAGTAACTATGTATGATCAACTAGGGTCACTTTATTCTGATCAACCAGATTACTCAGATCCAGAAATTGCTAAGAAGTATTTAACTTATGAATACTTCTTAGATGAAGTTGATGAAGTGCGGGAAAAGCTTGGCTTAGATAATTTCTACTTAATTGGCCAAAGCTGGGGTGGACTTTTGGTGCAAGAATATGCGGTTAAATATGGCCAGCATTTAAAGGGAGCAATTATCTCTTCAATGGTTGATGAAATTGATGAGTATGTTGATTCCGTAAACAGAAGAAGACAAGAAGTTCTTCCTCAAACAGAAATTGATTTCATGCATGAATGCGAAAAGAATAATGACTATGATAATCAACGCTACCAAGATGATGTACAAATTTTAAATATTAATTTTGTTGATAGAAAGCAACCTTCAAAGCTTTATCACTTAAAGGATCTTGGCGGAAGTGCTGTTTACAATGTCTTTCAAGGTGATAATGAATTTGTTATTACTGGTAAGCTTAAAGATTGGCACTTTAGAGACCAACTTAAGAATATTAAAGTACCAACTTTAATTACTTTTGGTGAAAATGAAACTATGCCAATTTCTACTGCTAAAATTATGCAAAAAGAAATTCCAAATTCACGCCTAGTTACTACTCCTGATGGCGGTCACCACCATATGGTTGATAATCCAGATGTTTACTACAAACACTTGGCTGACTTTATTCGTGAAGTTGAAGCAGGTAATTTTAAAGATAAATAA